The following are encoded together in the Ooceraea biroi isolate clonal line C1 chromosome 2, Obir_v5.4, whole genome shotgun sequence genome:
- the LOC105280059 gene encoding casein kinase I isoform X2, which yields MASLAISIAKNEFIVGGKYRLMRKIGSGSFGDIYLGINISNGEEVAVKLENMRARHPQLLYESKLYKILHGGIGIPHIRWYGQEREYNVLVMDLLGPSLEDLFTFCSRRFTIKTVLMLADQMIGRIEYVHCKHFIHRDIKPDNFLMGIGRHCNKLFLIDFGLAKKYRDSRTRLHIIYREDKNLTGTARYASINAHLGIEQSRRDDMESLGYVLMYFNRGSLPWQGLKAATKKQKYEKISEKKMSTPVEVLCKGFPAEFAMYLNYTRGLRFEESPDYMYLRQLFRILFRTLNHQYDYTFDWTMLKQKVASGTVSGGLSTAGPGVSQGAQGAQGQGQGQGQAPTQANAQSANIKLKRWLKQSSTKLNNVSIGTNHSSKKQ from the exons ATGGCGTCGTTGGCGATATCAATAGCGAAGAATGAGTTCATCGTGGGTGGCAAGTACAGGCTGATGAGGAAGATCGGCTCGGGCTCGTTCGGCGACATTTACCTCGGCATCAACATCTCTAATGGCGAG GAAGTTGCAGTCAAGTTGGAGAACATGCGAGCCCGGCATCCTCAGCTTTTGTACGAGTCAAAGCTCTACAAAATATTACATGGTGGTATAGGAATACCACACATACGTTG gtATGGCCAAGAACGCGAATATAATGTTCTCGTTATGGACCTTCTTGGACCATCACTGGAAGACCTCTTCACCTTTTGTTCAAGAAGGTTTACTATTAAGACAGTCCTAATGTTGGCCGATCAGATGATTGGTAGGATCGAGTATGTTCACTGCAAGCACTTCATCCACAGAGATATAAAGCCagacaattttttaatgggGATTGGACGACATTGTAACAAG ctATTCCTCATTGACTTTGGATTGGCTAAGAAGTATAGAGACAGTCGTACAAGACTGCACATAATATACCGCGAGGATAAAAATTTGACAGGCACCGCAAGGTATGCGTCTATAAACGCGCACCTTGGGATCGAACAGAGTCGTCGCGACGATATGGAGTCGCTCGGCTATGTTCTTATGTACTTCAATCGTGGTTCATTACCGTGGCAAGGTCTCAAAGCTGCGACGAAGAAGCAAAAGTATGAGAAAAttagtgagaaaaaaatgtcgaCTCCTGTAGAAGTGTTATGCAAG GGATTTCCCGCTGAGTTTGCGATGTATCTCAACTACACGCGAGGTTTACGTTTCGAGGAAAGCCCGGACTACATGTATCTGCGCCAACTTTTCCGCATACTTTTCCGTACATTGAACCACCAATACGATTATACATTTGACTGGACAATGTTGAAACAAAAAGTTGCAAGTGGTACTGTTAGTGGTGGCTTGTCGACTGCTGGACCGGGTGTATCTCAAGGTGCTCAAGGTGCTCAAGGGCAAGGGCAAGGTCAAGGTCAGGCACCTACTCAGGCCAACGCTCAATCAG CGAATATCAAGCTTAAAAGATGGTTGAAACAAAGCTCTACAAAGCTCAACAACGTTTCGATTGGCACAAATCATTCCTCCAAGAAGCAATAA
- the LOC105280059 gene encoding casein kinase I isoform X1 yields MASLAISIAKNEFIVGGKYRLMRKIGSGSFGDIYLGINISNGEEVAVKLENMRARHPQLLYESKLYKILHGGIGIPHIRWYGQEREYNVLVMDLLGPSLEDLFTFCSRRFTIKTVLMLADQMIGRIEYVHCKHFIHRDIKPDNFLMGIGRHCNKLFLIDFGLAKKYRDSRTRLHIIYREDKNLTGTARYASINAHLGIEQSRRDDMESLGYVLMYFNRGSLPWQGLKAATKKQKYEKISEKKMSTPVEVLCKGFPAEFAMYLNYTRGLRFEESPDYMYLRQLFRILFRTLNHQYDYTFDWTMLKQKVASGTVSGGLSTAGPGVSQGAQGAQGQGQGQGQAPTQANAQSGAR; encoded by the exons ATGGCGTCGTTGGCGATATCAATAGCGAAGAATGAGTTCATCGTGGGTGGCAAGTACAGGCTGATGAGGAAGATCGGCTCGGGCTCGTTCGGCGACATTTACCTCGGCATCAACATCTCTAATGGCGAG GAAGTTGCAGTCAAGTTGGAGAACATGCGAGCCCGGCATCCTCAGCTTTTGTACGAGTCAAAGCTCTACAAAATATTACATGGTGGTATAGGAATACCACACATACGTTG gtATGGCCAAGAACGCGAATATAATGTTCTCGTTATGGACCTTCTTGGACCATCACTGGAAGACCTCTTCACCTTTTGTTCAAGAAGGTTTACTATTAAGACAGTCCTAATGTTGGCCGATCAGATGATTGGTAGGATCGAGTATGTTCACTGCAAGCACTTCATCCACAGAGATATAAAGCCagacaattttttaatgggGATTGGACGACATTGTAACAAG ctATTCCTCATTGACTTTGGATTGGCTAAGAAGTATAGAGACAGTCGTACAAGACTGCACATAATATACCGCGAGGATAAAAATTTGACAGGCACCGCAAGGTATGCGTCTATAAACGCGCACCTTGGGATCGAACAGAGTCGTCGCGACGATATGGAGTCGCTCGGCTATGTTCTTATGTACTTCAATCGTGGTTCATTACCGTGGCAAGGTCTCAAAGCTGCGACGAAGAAGCAAAAGTATGAGAAAAttagtgagaaaaaaatgtcgaCTCCTGTAGAAGTGTTATGCAAG GGATTTCCCGCTGAGTTTGCGATGTATCTCAACTACACGCGAGGTTTACGTTTCGAGGAAAGCCCGGACTACATGTATCTGCGCCAACTTTTCCGCATACTTTTCCGTACATTGAACCACCAATACGATTATACATTTGACTGGACAATGTTGAAACAAAAAGTTGCAAGTGGTACTGTTAGTGGTGGCTTGTCGACTGCTGGACCGGGTGTATCTCAAGGTGCTCAAGGTGCTCAAGGGCAAGGGCAAGGTCAAGGTCAGGCACCTACTCAGGCCAACGCTCAATCAG GAGCGCGCTAA
- the LOC105280057 gene encoding uncharacterized protein LOC105280057, with amino-acid sequence MAAIDFPYLLLLITLFTVALTSSVKAGPDGTSSMSPDFDQGSSPKSFSSEVEHHTPAEKKESKNLPSTSINTEGGVISMPSTVERLNVESTAVTTSDKLDELRTRENVPKERNASPSVVARKGVQEKIKPRKGVEDVNSERTDMSFNQTRFRDTKLVIETNSASETAHIDNQSETSNITTSRLNVSIPQSRNSATVNELDTGIVNNVTKPMESSHMKKHIPKPKPTVTSVDGPEVDDYRPSSRTKSSPLGMPRKIDYIVPVVTTIFALPLLCAAIFILYKRGRECWDKRHYRRMDFLIDGMYNE; translated from the exons ATGGCTGCGATTGATTTTCCATATCTGCTACTGCTGATCACACTGTTCACTGTAGCGCTAACCTCATCTGTCAAAGCTGGACCAGATGGCACGTCTTCGATGTCACCGGATTTCGATCAAGGGTCTTCACCCAAGTCGTTCTCCTCAGAAGTCGAGCACCACACTCCCGCTGAAAAGAAAGAATCGAAG AATCTTCCAAGTACATCGATAAATACAGAAGGAGGAGTTATATCAATGCCCTCAACTGTTGAACGCTTGAACGTTGAAAGTACAGCTGTGACTACATCCGACAAACTTGATGAGTTAAGAACAAGAGAGAACGTGCCTAAAGAGAGGAATGCTAGTCCTTCTGTAGTCGCAAGGAAGGGAGTCCAAGAGAAAATCAAACCAAGAAAGGGTGTAGAAGATGTAAATTCAGAGAGGACAGATATGTCCTTTAATCAAACCAGGTTTAGAGATACAAAACTGGTGATAGAAACTAACTCAGCGTCAGAAACTGCTCATATTGATAATCAATCTGAAACTTCCAATATTACTACATCAAGATTAAACGTCAGCATACCACAATCTAGAAATTCGGCAACAGTAAATGAACTTGATACAGGAATtgtaaataatgtaacaaaGCCAATGGAATCCTCACATATGAAGAAGCATATACCGAAACCTAAACCAACAGTAACGAGCGTTGACGGGCCGGAAGTCGACGATTATAGGCCATCGTCGCGTACGAAGAGTTCTCCGTTAGGCATGCCGAGAAAGATCGACTACATTGTGCCAGTCGTTACAACGATTTTCGCTTTGCCGTTATTATGTGccgctatttttatattgtataagcGTGGTCGAGAATGCTGGGACAAGAGGCACTATCGACGAATGGATTTCCTAATTGATGGAATGTATAATGAATAA